The sequence TTCCAAAGATCTCCTGGATGCCATTCAGTTCGCCTGTCAGCAGATTGAGACCTTTCATCGGCAGCGAGTCCCCCAAAGCTGGGTTCATTTTGGAGAGGATGGCGTGGTTCTAGGGAAGCGCTACACCCCTGTGGATCGGGCAGGACTTTACACACCGGGCGGGTTGGCAGCCTATCCCAGTACGGTGTTGATGAATGCCATTCCCGCGAAGGTGGCTGGAGTTCCCCGAATTGTCATGGTGAACCCCCCCSGGTTCCGAGAAAAATATTAACCCCGCTGTACTGGTGGCAGCTCAAGAAGCAGGGGTGCAGGAGATTTATCGGGTGGGAGGTGCCCAGGCGATCGCCGCCCTCGCCTACGGGACTGAAACCATCCCCAAAGTGGATGTGATTACTGGGCCAGGAAATATTTATGTGATGCTGGCCAAGAAGTTGGTCTATGGCACCGTGGGCATCGATTCCCTAGCTGGGCCATCGGAAGTGTTGATTATTGCTGATGGGACAGCGAATCCCACCCATGTCGCGGCGGATCTCCTCGCTCAGGCGGAACATGATGCCATGGCGGCGGCGATACTCCTGACTACCGATACTGCCCTCGCCCGCCAGGTCGTTGCCGAGGTGGAACGGCAACTGACTAACCACCCTCGGCGCTTACTCACCGAGAAGGCGATCGCCCATTATGGGCTGATTGTGATCGTTGAGTCTCTTGATGCCGCAGCGGAACTGGCCAATGAGTTTGCTCCTGAGCACCTAGAACTGGAGGTTACTGACCCTTGGGAGATCGTGCCTAAGATTCGCCATGCTGGGGCAATTTTTCTGGGGACCTCCACACCGGAGGCGGTAGGAGATTATTTGGCGGGTCCCAATCATACCCTGCCCACATCGGGTGCAGCTCGCTATGCTTCAGCCCTGAGCGTCGAGACTTTCCTGAAATATTCCAGCTTGATTCAATATTCTCCCGCTGCCCTCCAGAAAGTGTCCCATGCCATTCAGGTTTTGGCTCAAGCTGAGGGTCTGCCCTCCCATGCCGATTCAGTGCGGCTGCGAACGGAAGGCAGTTGACAGTTGAATCTGAAATCTCACTAGCCGTTACAGCGAGGAGCATCTTTCGTGCCCAAAATTATTCTGGTGGCCCTTGATTGCGGCACAGAGTTAGCAGATCTCGTCCTCCAGTCCCTCGATACATTAAACCTCCAGCCAGACACCCAGATCATCCTCTGCCATGTGATCCCAGTCGTAGCATCAGAGGGAGAACTGGTTGCTGATCGACCTCACGATCCAGATTTAGAGCAGCAATTGCAAACTTACCAGACAGATCTGTCCTGCCCCAGCCAGTTAGAAATGGTCGCGGGTGATCCGGCAGAAGAAATTGTTCGTTTGGCGCATATCTACAAGGCAGAGTTGATTGTCATTGGCAGTCGGGGACTCACGGGATTGAAGCGGATTTTGCAGGGGTCTGTCAGTAGTCAAGTGGTGGCTGATGCCCCCTGCTCCGTGTTGGTGGTGAAATTAAGTGAGCCTGGGGTGGTGTTTAACGGGTGAGGGAGTCCGTCAGGATATAGAGGTTGGGGCAATAGGGGGAATTGACTGCGGGTGTGGCACACTGACTGGTGACGGCAATACTCTCAACATTCTGTAAATCCACCAACCATTGCACGGGTCTGCCACTCATCACAGGTTTGGTTTGGTAAATTTTGCCATCTCGGTAGATGGATACCAGAATACTGGTGACCTCATCGACATGAAAATCTCCATCCTGGAGGCCAACCGTTAAGGTCAAGGTTTTTAAGGGCGGGGCACTGCCAATGGAATTTAAGTTACAGACGACCTCAGCAACTTCACTCTGACGCAATCCATAGTCTAAGGAGCGGCCCATGTAAGCGACAGTATCGTAGTACTGACGACCAATGGAAATGGGCTGTGCTACGTGCCAATAATCGCCGATGCCCACCCGAGTACAGGTGAGGTCTGAAAGCGTAAGTGAGTCAGGGGGTTGCGCGTGGGCGAGGGGGGGAACTGCCCCCACCACAAGGGGAACTGCTAGACCGACAACCGTACTTGAGACAATGCGACGCAGATTCATAGGGCCTCCATGCAATGACCTGAGGTTGAGATAGAGCGTTGGTCAGGTAGCTTAGAACCAGCCTCTCAAACGCCAATACTGAGAGGCTGCCTGACATACCAT comes from Neosynechococcus sphagnicola sy1 and encodes:
- a CDS encoding universal stress protein → MPKIILVALDCGTELADLVLQSLDTLNLQPDTQIILCHVIPVVASEGELVADRPHDPDLEQQLQTYQTDLSCPSQLEMVAGDPAEEIVRLAHIYKAELIVIGSRGLTGLKRILQGSVSSQVVADAPCSVLVVKLSEPGVVFNG